A window of the Flavobacterium sangjuense genome harbors these coding sequences:
- the atpD gene encoding F0F1 ATP synthase subunit beta, with protein MSKAIGKVSQIIGPVVDVVFDTKDVELPKIYDSLEIVNKNGSILVLEVQSHIGENTVRTISMEATDGLSRGTAVNATGAPIQMPIGADVYGRLFNVIGDAIDGLGDLPKAGENGVSIHRPAPKFEDLSTSTEVLFTGIKVIDLIEPYAKGGKIGLFGGAGVGKTVLIQELINNIAKGHGGLSVFAGVGERTREGNDLLREMLESGIIKYGEDFMHSMENGGWDLSKVDKPGMRESKATFVFGQMNEPPGARARVALSGLSIAEYFRDGAGSDQGKDVLFFVDNIFRFTQAGSEVSALLGRMPSAVGYQPTLATEMGAMQERITSTNKGSITSVQAVYVPADDLTDPAPATTFAHLDATTVLSRKIAELGIYPAVDPLDSTSRILTAQILGDDHYNCAQRVKEILQKYKQLQDIIAILGLEELSEDDKLAVSRARRVQRFLSQPFHVAEQFTGIPGVLVDIKETIKGFNMIIDGELDHLPEAAFNLKGTIEEAIEAGQKMLAEA; from the coding sequence ATGTCAAAAGCAATAGGAAAAGTTTCCCAAATCATTGGCCCAGTAGTAGACGTAGTATTTGATACTAAAGATGTTGAACTACCAAAAATCTATGACTCATTAGAAATCGTTAACAAAAATGGTTCAATTTTAGTACTTGAAGTGCAATCACATATTGGTGAAAACACAGTACGTACTATCTCTATGGAAGCAACTGACGGATTGAGCAGAGGAACAGCTGTAAATGCTACAGGAGCTCCAATTCAAATGCCAATCGGAGCAGATGTTTACGGACGTTTGTTCAATGTTATTGGAGATGCTATCGATGGATTAGGTGATTTGCCTAAAGCTGGTGAAAATGGTGTTTCTATTCACCGTCCGGCTCCAAAATTTGAAGATTTATCAACTTCTACAGAAGTATTATTCACAGGTATCAAAGTAATCGATTTGATTGAGCCTTATGCAAAAGGTGGTAAAATTGGATTGTTCGGTGGTGCCGGAGTTGGTAAAACAGTATTGATTCAGGAATTGATTAACAATATCGCTAAAGGTCACGGTGGACTTTCTGTATTCGCAGGAGTTGGTGAAAGAACACGTGAAGGAAACGATTTACTTCGTGAGATGTTGGAATCAGGAATTATAAAATATGGAGAAGATTTCATGCACTCTATGGAAAATGGAGGATGGGATTTATCTAAAGTTGATAAACCAGGAATGAGAGAGTCTAAAGCTACTTTCGTTTTCGGACAAATGAATGAGCCACCTGGAGCAAGAGCACGTGTTGCCCTTTCAGGATTATCTATCGCTGAGTATTTCCGTGATGGTGCTGGTTCAGACCAAGGTAAAGACGTACTTTTCTTCGTTGACAATATCTTCCGTTTTACACAGGCAGGTTCTGAGGTATCGGCTCTTTTAGGCCGTATGCCATCTGCTGTAGGTTACCAACCAACATTGGCAACTGAGATGGGTGCGATGCAGGAAAGAATTACATCTACAAACAAAGGTTCGATTACATCTGTACAAGCGGTTTACGTTCCTGCGGATGACTTAACTGACCCTGCACCGGCAACAACATTTGCCCACTTAGATGCAACAACAGTATTGTCTCGTAAAATTGCTGAGCTTGGTATTTATCCTGCGGTGGATCCACTAGATTCAACTTCAAGAATCCTTACAGCTCAAATCTTAGGTGATGATCACTACAACTGTGCACAAAGAGTAAAAGAGATACTTCAAAAATACAAACAACTTCAGGATATCATCGCCATCCTTGGATTGGAAGAGTTATCAGAAGATGATAAATTAGCTGTATCAAGAGCACGTAGAGTGCAACGTTTCTTATCTCAACCTTTCCACGTAGCGGAACAATTTACAGGTATTCCTGGAGTATTGGTTGATATTAAAGAAACAATCAAAGGATTCAACATGATTATTGATGGTGAATTAGATCACTTGCCTGAAGCTGCATTCAACCTTAAAGGAACAATCGAAGAAGCTATCGAAGCAGGACAAAAAATGTTAGCGGAAGCTTAA
- a CDS encoding F0F1 ATP synthase subunit epsilon, which yields MILEIVSPEATLFKGEVTSVSLPGVLGSFQILNNHAPIVSTLKHGTIKIEAPSFHIHKEVADKFTKVNDQNYLLEINSGTIEMKDNKVIVLAD from the coding sequence ATGATTTTAGAAATAGTATCACCGGAAGCTACATTATTCAAAGGCGAAGTCACTTCAGTTTCTTTACCTGGCGTATTGGGTTCGTTCCAAATTTTGAATAACCACGCGCCTATAGTTTCTACCTTGAAACACGGTACCATCAAAATTGAGGCACCAAGTTTTCACATCCACAAAGAGGTTGCTGATAAGTTTACCAAAGTAAACGATCAAAACTACCTTTTGGAAATCAATTCAGGAACTATTGAAATGAAAGACAATAAAGTAATTGTATTAGCTGACTAA